In the Grimontia kaedaensis genome, one interval contains:
- the der gene encoding ribosome biogenesis GTPase Der translates to MIPVVALVGRPNVGKSTLFNRLTRTRDALVADFPGLTRDRKYGKAMLGEHEFIVVDTGGIDGTEEGVETKMAEQSLAAIEEADVVLFMVDGRAGLTVADEAIAHHLRSREKKTFLVVNKVDGIDADAASAEFWQLGMPDMYQIAAAHGRGVLGLIDRALKPFAEELASEEGEDQEGLVDLTGEQDAEDEDKDLTEEDAESALERLRNLPIKFGIIGRPNVGKSTLTNRILGEDRVVVYDMPGTTRDSIYIPMERDGREYVIIDTAGVRRRKRVNEKVEKFSVIQTLKAIEDSNVVLLVIDARENISDQDLSLLGFALNAGRSIVIAVNKWDGLDSDVKERVKSELDRRLGFVDFARIHFISALHGTGVGHLFESIQEAYESATKRVSTAMLTRIMGMAQDDHQPPMIRGRRVKLKYAHAGGYNPPIFVIHGNLVKELPDSYKRYLMNYYRKSLEIMGTPIRIQFQNSENPFEGKKEKLTISQARQRKRLMDMVKTRGKK, encoded by the coding sequence ATGATTCCTGTAGTAGCCCTGGTGGGGCGTCCTAATGTGGGGAAGTCGACACTCTTTAACCGGCTAACAAGGACGCGCGATGCGCTCGTTGCCGATTTTCCGGGTTTGACCAGGGATCGTAAGTACGGAAAAGCTATGCTGGGTGAGCATGAGTTCATCGTGGTAGACACCGGTGGTATCGACGGTACCGAAGAAGGTGTAGAAACCAAGATGGCTGAGCAGTCACTGGCAGCGATTGAAGAAGCCGATGTTGTGCTGTTTATGGTTGATGGCCGTGCGGGTCTGACCGTTGCTGATGAAGCGATTGCGCATCACCTGCGCAGCCGTGAAAAGAAAACCTTCCTTGTCGTCAACAAAGTTGATGGCATTGATGCAGACGCAGCAAGTGCGGAGTTTTGGCAGTTAGGCATGCCAGACATGTACCAGATTGCAGCCGCACATGGTCGTGGTGTACTTGGCTTGATCGACCGCGCACTGAAGCCGTTCGCAGAAGAGCTGGCGAGCGAAGAAGGTGAAGACCAAGAAGGTTTGGTCGATCTGACTGGCGAACAAGATGCCGAAGACGAAGATAAAGATCTGACCGAAGAAGATGCAGAATCTGCATTGGAGCGCCTGCGTAACTTGCCAATCAAATTCGGTATCATCGGTCGTCCAAATGTCGGTAAATCGACCCTGACTAACCGTATCCTTGGCGAAGACCGCGTCGTGGTTTACGACATGCCGGGTACAACGCGTGACTCCATCTATATTCCAATGGAACGTGATGGTCGTGAATACGTGATTATTGATACCGCAGGTGTTCGTCGCCGTAAGCGTGTTAACGAGAAAGTAGAGAAGTTCTCCGTTATCCAGACTCTGAAGGCAATTGAAGATTCGAACGTTGTGCTGCTTGTGATTGATGCGCGTGAGAACATTTCGGATCAGGATTTGAGTCTGCTGGGTTTCGCGTTGAATGCAGGTCGCTCGATCGTCATTGCTGTAAATAAGTGGGACGGTCTGGACAGCGACGTGAAAGAACGTGTGAAGTCAGAGCTTGACCGTCGTCTTGGCTTTGTTGATTTTGCCCGTATTCACTTTATCTCTGCATTGCACGGTACAGGTGTGGGTCATCTATTTGAGTCGATTCAGGAAGCGTATGAGTCTGCGACCAAGCGAGTCAGCACCGCGATGCTTACCCGCATCATGGGCATGGCTCAGGATGATCACCAACCACCGATGATCCGTGGCCGTCGTGTGAAACTGAAATATGCACACGCAGGTGGTTACAATCCACCAATTTTCGTGATTCACGGAAACCTAGTAAAAGAGCTGCCTGATTCGTACAAGCGTTACCTGATGAACTACTACCGTAAGTCTCTGGAAATCATGGGTACACCTATCCGTATTCAGTTCCAGAACAGCGAGAACCCGTTTGAAGGTAAGAAAGAGAAGCTAACCATTTCTCAGGCACGTCAACGTAAGCGTCTGATGGACATGGTGAAAACTCGCGGCAAGAAGTAA
- the bamB gene encoding outer membrane protein assembly factor BamB: MMRMGWKRVGAVALLGTLLIGCAGEEDSIQMAPVPVVESEFTPTQVWKSSVGNGVGNYFSNLVPVQAYGKVFAADREGVVKAMDTETGSTLWSVDLGEDAPALISGGLTASYSKVYLGTETGVLIALDEETGETVWRANAGGEILSKPLADESLVIVNTSRGELAAFDAETGEERWRTSSDVPNLTLRGDSSPVSTSGGVFWGMANGRLGAAFVENGNIIWQQPIASPKGATEIDRLVDVDATPVIDGALLYAVGYNGQLVAIDLRSGRPAWKRTYSSSTDFLVVGSYLFLITDQDHVVAVDARSGTELWQNRDLEYRQLTAPVAISGYVVVGDAEGYLHWMDPNSGEFVAQQQLDDSGFAVSPLNVDEGYIVITRDGTISKKQIL, from the coding sequence ATGATGCGTATGGGATGGAAACGTGTTGGTGCAGTAGCCTTATTGGGAACATTGCTGATTGGTTGTGCTGGTGAGGAAGATTCCATCCAGATGGCACCCGTGCCAGTGGTTGAGAGCGAATTCACTCCAACTCAGGTTTGGAAGTCGAGTGTTGGAAACGGTGTTGGAAATTATTTCAGCAATCTGGTTCCTGTGCAGGCCTATGGCAAAGTGTTTGCAGCTGACCGCGAAGGCGTGGTTAAAGCCATGGATACCGAAACCGGTTCAACCCTTTGGAGTGTTGATCTTGGTGAAGATGCACCGGCACTGATTTCAGGTGGCTTGACGGCATCTTACAGTAAGGTGTATTTGGGTACAGAAACCGGTGTGTTGATTGCGCTGGATGAAGAAACCGGTGAAACGGTTTGGCGCGCCAACGCGGGTGGCGAGATCCTTTCCAAGCCACTGGCTGACGAAAGTCTGGTGATCGTTAATACCAGTCGCGGTGAACTGGCTGCATTTGATGCTGAAACCGGTGAAGAGCGCTGGCGTACTTCCAGTGATGTACCAAACCTGACGTTGCGTGGTGATAGTTCGCCGGTATCAACATCTGGTGGTGTGTTCTGGGGGATGGCAAACGGCCGTCTGGGCGCTGCATTCGTTGAGAACGGCAATATTATCTGGCAACAGCCGATTGCGAGCCCGAAAGGGGCGACAGAAATCGACCGTTTGGTGGATGTCGATGCGACGCCTGTGATTGACGGCGCGCTGCTCTATGCTGTGGGTTATAATGGCCAACTGGTTGCGATTGACCTGCGTTCAGGTCGCCCAGCTTGGAAACGCACGTACAGTTCATCGACTGACTTTTTGGTCGTGGGCAGTTACCTGTTCCTTATCACCGACCAAGATCACGTTGTGGCAGTTGATGCGCGCAGTGGTACAGAGCTTTGGCAGAATCGCGATTTGGAATACCGTCAGTTGACGGCACCGGTTGCTATCTCCGGCTATGTTGTCGTTGGCGATGCAGAGGGCTATCTGCATTGGATGGACCCGAACTCCGGTGAGTTCGTGGCGCAACAACAGCTAGACGATAGCGGATTTGCGGTGAGCCCATTGAATGTTGATGAAGGCTATATCGTCATTACCCGTGACGGCACAATAAGTAAAAAGCAAATATTGTAA
- a CDS encoding YfgM family protein: MDVYTTEEQQVEAIKKWWRDNGKAVVLGAVIGLGGLYGWRYYQSEMETSREQASEAYTQVVSALVAGDAQAEEKATAFIGDNEGSYATLLELQLAKSFVDAGDLTKAAEQLRKVQSSKDETLKTLATVRLARVEAELGNVDAALSQLNSVTAESWKAQVEELRGDIQLRKGDTAAARSAYAASIAAATNPVVQMKLDNLSQ; encoded by the coding sequence GTGGACGTCTACACCACAGAAGAACAACAAGTCGAAGCGATTAAAAAGTGGTGGCGGGATAACGGCAAAGCCGTTGTCCTCGGCGCAGTAATCGGTTTGGGCGGCCTTTATGGATGGCGTTATTACCAATCGGAAATGGAAACCAGCCGTGAGCAGGCATCAGAAGCGTATACACAAGTAGTAAGCGCACTGGTTGCAGGTGATGCGCAGGCGGAAGAGAAAGCGACAGCTTTCATCGGTGATAATGAAGGCTCTTACGCCACCTTGCTTGAGCTGCAATTGGCGAAGTCGTTTGTTGATGCAGGCGATCTGACCAAAGCGGCAGAGCAACTGCGTAAAGTGCAGTCCTCAAAAGACGAAACGCTAAAAACACTGGCGACAGTTCGTTTGGCACGTGTTGAAGCAGAGCTTGGCAATGTTGATGCTGCTCTGTCACAACTTAACAGCGTGACAGCAGAAAGCTGGAAAGCACAGGTTGAAGAGCTTCGCGGCGATATCCAGCTGCGTAAAGGCGATACAGCCGCAGCGCGTTCTGCTTATGCCGCTTCCATTGCAGCAGCGACCAACCCAGTTGTTCAGATGAAACTGGACAACCTGTCTCAATAA
- the hisS gene encoding histidine--tRNA ligase, with amino-acid sequence MAKTIQAIRGMNDCLPTQSPLWQKVEGTVKDVISAYGYSEVRMPIVEMTHLFSRAIGEVTDVVEKEMYTFEDRNGDSLTLRPEGTAGCVRAGIENGLLYNQEQRLWYVGPMFRHERPQKGRYRQFHQFGVEVFGLNGPDVDAELIMMTARLWRKLGIHEHVRLELNSIGSLEARANYREALVEFLMQHEAILDEDCKRRMHTNPLRVLDTKNADIQAVLTDAPKLSEYLDEESKQHFAGLCELLDAAGIQYTVNEKLVRGLDYYNRTVFEWITESLGSQGTVCGGGRYDGLVEQLGGKATPAVGFAMGVERLVLLMETLELDDTRAAVDVYMVTAGEGTLVAGMQLAEKLREQVPGLRVMTHFGGGNFKKQFKRADKVGASVALVLGEDEVANNQVTFKDLKGGEQLTISQDEVADKLAQRV; translated from the coding sequence GTGGCAAAAACTATTCAAGCAATCAGAGGCATGAACGACTGCCTACCAACACAGTCTCCACTTTGGCAAAAAGTGGAAGGCACTGTTAAAGACGTTATCAGCGCATACGGTTACAGCGAAGTGCGCATGCCGATCGTGGAAATGACTCATCTGTTCAGCCGCGCGATTGGTGAAGTGACCGATGTGGTTGAGAAAGAAATGTACACCTTCGAGGACCGCAACGGTGACAGTCTGACTTTGCGTCCTGAAGGCACGGCGGGCTGTGTTCGCGCCGGTATCGAAAACGGTCTGCTGTACAATCAGGAGCAACGCCTGTGGTATGTTGGTCCTATGTTCCGTCACGAGCGCCCACAGAAAGGCCGTTACCGTCAGTTCCACCAGTTTGGTGTGGAAGTGTTTGGCCTGAATGGTCCTGACGTAGACGCAGAACTTATCATGATGACCGCACGCCTTTGGCGTAAGCTGGGTATTCACGAGCATGTTCGTTTGGAACTGAACTCGATCGGTTCGTTGGAAGCACGTGCGAATTATCGTGAAGCGCTAGTGGAATTCTTGATGCAGCATGAAGCGATCTTGGATGAAGATTGCAAACGCCGCATGCATACCAATCCACTGCGAGTTCTGGATACCAAGAATGCAGATATCCAAGCGGTATTGACCGATGCACCGAAGCTTTCGGAGTATCTGGATGAAGAATCAAAACAACATTTTGCAGGTCTTTGTGAACTGTTGGACGCAGCAGGCATCCAATACACGGTAAACGAGAAATTGGTTCGTGGCTTGGACTATTACAACCGTACCGTTTTCGAGTGGATCACTGAAAGCCTAGGCTCTCAAGGTACAGTTTGTGGCGGTGGCCGTTACGACGGTCTGGTTGAGCAACTGGGCGGTAAAGCTACCCCGGCAGTCGGTTTTGCAATGGGCGTTGAGCGTCTGGTGCTTCTGATGGAAACGCTGGAACTTGATGACACCCGAGCTGCGGTTGACGTATACATGGTCACTGCAGGCGAAGGCACGCTGGTAGCGGGCATGCAACTGGCTGAGAAACTGCGTGAGCAGGTTCCCGGTCTGCGCGTGATGACCCACTTTGGCGGCGGTAACTTTAAGAAGCAATTCAAACGTGCTGACAAAGTGGGTGCGTCGGTGGCTCTGGTACTTGGCGAAGATGAAGTCGCTAACAACCAAGTAACCTTCAAAGATCTTAAAGGCGGCGAACAGCTGACCATTTCTCAGGATGAAGTAGCCGATAAACTGGCTCAACGAGTTTAA
- the ispG gene encoding flavodoxin-dependent (E)-4-hydroxy-3-methylbut-2-enyl-diphosphate synthase produces the protein MHTESPIKRRPSTRIYVGDVPIGDGAPIAVQSMTNTRTTDVEATVAQIKALEKVGADIVRVSVPTMDAAEAFKLIKQQSSIPLVADIHFDYRIALKVAEYGVDCLRINPGNIGNEQRIRSVVDAARDKNIPIRIGVNGGSLERDLQEKYGEPTPEALVESAMRHVDILDRLNFDQFKVSVKASDVFLAVESYRQLAKRIDQPLHLGITEAGGARAGSVKSAVGLGMLLSEGIGDTLRISLAADPVEEIKVGFDILKSLRIRSRGVNFIACPTCSRQEFDVIGTVNALEQRLEDVVVPMDVSVIGCVVNGPGEAEVSHIGVAGGNKRSAYYDDGKRQKERFENDNLIDQLEAKIRAKAAMLDENNRIDVNTQE, from the coding sequence ATGCATACCGAATCTCCTATTAAACGTCGTCCATCTACGCGTATTTATGTGGGCGATGTGCCAATCGGCGATGGCGCTCCGATCGCAGTTCAATCAATGACGAATACCCGCACAACCGACGTGGAAGCGACGGTTGCGCAGATCAAAGCACTGGAAAAAGTCGGTGCAGACATTGTGCGTGTTTCTGTGCCGACTATGGATGCCGCTGAAGCGTTCAAGCTGATCAAGCAGCAGAGCTCCATCCCACTGGTTGCTGATATTCACTTTGACTACCGTATTGCCCTCAAGGTGGCTGAATACGGCGTTGATTGCCTTCGTATCAACCCAGGCAACATTGGTAACGAACAACGTATCCGCTCTGTGGTTGACGCGGCGCGTGACAAGAACATTCCAATCCGCATTGGCGTAAACGGCGGTTCGCTGGAGCGTGATCTTCAGGAAAAATATGGCGAGCCAACACCGGAAGCACTGGTGGAGTCGGCGATGCGCCATGTTGATATTCTGGATCGCCTCAACTTTGATCAGTTCAAAGTGAGTGTGAAGGCGTCTGATGTATTCCTGGCCGTTGAATCTTACCGGCAACTGGCAAAACGCATTGATCAACCTTTGCACCTTGGCATTACCGAGGCTGGTGGTGCACGTGCAGGTTCAGTGAAATCTGCAGTTGGCCTTGGCATGCTGCTAAGCGAAGGCATTGGTGATACCCTGCGTATCTCATTGGCAGCTGATCCAGTAGAAGAAATCAAAGTCGGTTTCGATATTTTAAAATCGCTGCGTATCCGTTCACGCGGCGTGAATTTTATTGCCTGTCCTACCTGCTCCCGTCAGGAGTTTGATGTGATTGGCACGGTAAACGCACTGGAACAGCGTCTGGAAGACGTTGTTGTCCCTATGGATGTATCAGTGATTGGCTGTGTGGTTAACGGCCCAGGTGAAGCTGAAGTTTCGCATATTGGCGTTGCTGGTGGTAACAAGCGCAGCGCATATTACGATGATGGCAAACGCCAGAAAGAACGTTTTGAGAACGACAACCTGATCGATCAGCTGGAAGCGAAGATCCGGGCGAAAGCGGCAATGCTGGATGAAAACAACCGCATTGACGTGAACACACAAGAGTAA
- the rodZ gene encoding cytoskeleton protein RodZ → MNTEQNEEQLFEVESTHPGTVLRQAREAMGLSDQDVADRLRLRVSVIQDLEENCCDEEQITTFTRGYIRSYAKLVGVNADELLHTFKPAPEAEDNVQKMQSFSRKTRRDKHDSRVMGLTWVILAVAVGLTAFWWWQNQQNDPLLSLPEGSSLLASMTEETPAANNLSEGSESQQVQDVTESIAPLLADMEETNSPAEEAAVIETSPEVSENQDVEQQTASQESQEVAETAPAVDVPEQAEETVSTPVVTTPTLSMSFSGDCWVDIRDASGKRLLTGIKSAGETVELSGDAPFKLVLGAPAAVSLAFNGENVDLSGYPSGRVARLSLPK, encoded by the coding sequence ATGAATACTGAACAAAACGAAGAACAGCTGTTTGAGGTTGAGTCGACACATCCGGGAACGGTATTGCGACAGGCCCGAGAGGCGATGGGGCTGTCCGATCAGGATGTGGCTGACCGCCTGAGACTTCGTGTTTCCGTCATTCAAGATTTAGAAGAAAATTGCTGTGATGAAGAACAGATAACCACGTTTACACGTGGTTATATTCGTTCTTACGCTAAGCTGGTCGGCGTAAATGCTGACGAACTCTTGCATACGTTTAAACCCGCACCTGAAGCGGAAGACAATGTGCAGAAGATGCAGAGCTTCTCTCGCAAAACCCGCCGTGACAAACATGACAGCCGTGTAATGGGTCTGACCTGGGTCATTCTGGCTGTTGCGGTCGGATTGACCGCGTTTTGGTGGTGGCAAAACCAACAAAACGATCCATTACTCTCGTTACCCGAAGGTAGTAGTCTGCTTGCATCAATGACAGAAGAAACGCCAGCAGCCAACAACCTCAGCGAAGGCAGCGAAAGTCAGCAAGTTCAGGACGTGACAGAAAGTATCGCGCCATTACTGGCTGATATGGAAGAAACGAATAGCCCAGCAGAAGAAGCTGCTGTGATAGAGACTTCGCCAGAAGTCTCTGAAAATCAAGATGTCGAGCAACAAACGGCATCGCAGGAATCACAGGAAGTGGCTGAGACTGCTCCGGCGGTTGATGTGCCTGAGCAGGCTGAAGAAACGGTATCGACACCTGTTGTTACCACACCTACACTATCTATGTCATTCAGTGGCGATTGCTGGGTAGATATTCGCGATGCCAGTGGTAAACGCTTGTTAACGGGGATAAAATCAGCGGGTGAAACCGTTGAATTATCCGGTGATGCACCTTTCAAGTTGGTACTAGGTGCGCCAGCCGCTGTGAGTCTTGCCTTTAATGGCGAGAACGTTGATCTGAGTGGCTACCCATCAGGACGGGTAGCGCGTTTGAGCCTTCCGAAGTAA
- the pilW gene encoding type IV pilus biogenesis/stability protein PilW, with amino-acid sequence MARTLSALLLMGLLAGCVTVTEKQNSAKFDSIDAAESRISLGLAYLKAGQWQRARQNLETAVQFAPTYYRSLITFAYYLQEVGEYDQAEQQYKTALRHSPENGDVQNNYGVFLCRQERYDEAQRAFARAIEQPYYYKLSGSYENAALCALKEGERDNAKVWFAKAIDHEPNRPLSSIKLARIEVEDDELNEARIRLFHFHKRYGYKPATLLIMTDLENKAGRAKEAERYENLLANKFPESKEYRQYITNEY; translated from the coding sequence ATGGCAAGGACGCTTAGCGCTCTGTTATTGATGGGATTATTAGCTGGTTGTGTCACAGTAACGGAGAAGCAAAATTCTGCGAAGTTTGATAGCATTGACGCAGCTGAATCCAGAATTTCGCTTGGTCTTGCCTATTTAAAGGCCGGACAATGGCAGCGAGCTAGACAAAATCTTGAAACTGCGGTGCAATTTGCGCCGACTTACTATCGCTCTCTTATTACGTTCGCCTACTACCTTCAGGAAGTTGGCGAATATGACCAAGCGGAACAGCAATACAAGACAGCGTTACGTCATTCACCAGAAAATGGTGACGTTCAGAACAACTACGGCGTCTTTTTATGTCGACAGGAACGTTATGACGAAGCTCAACGGGCGTTTGCGAGGGCGATCGAGCAGCCATATTATTACAAGTTATCCGGCAGTTATGAAAATGCCGCACTCTGCGCATTGAAAGAAGGTGAGAGGGATAACGCTAAGGTATGGTTCGCCAAAGCCATTGACCATGAGCCGAACAGGCCTTTATCTTCTATCAAACTCGCCCGTATAGAAGTGGAAGACGACGAGCTGAATGAAGCGAGGATACGTCTTTTCCATTTTCACAAACGCTATGGCTATAAGCCAGCAACGCTGTTAATAATGACTGACCTGGAAAACAAAGCTGGAAGGGCAAAGGAAGCGGAACGTTACGAAAACCTTTTGGCCAACAAGTTTCCCGAATCAAAAGAATATAGACAGTACATAACGAATGAATACTGA
- a CDS encoding bifunctional tRNA (adenosine(37)-C2)-methyltransferase TrmG/ribosomal RNA large subunit methyltransferase RlmN, with the protein MATEKINLLDFDRQALRAFFAEELGEKAFRADQIMKWMYHFGVDDFDQMNNINKKLREKLNARCEIRAPVVSTAQYSSDGTIKWAMRVGNQDVETVYIPEDDRATLCVSSQVGCALDCKFCSTAQQGFNRNLKVSEIIGQVWRAAKEIGVEKETGRRPITNVVMMGMGEPLLNMKNLIPALNLMLDDLAYGLSKRRVTVSTSGVVSGLDQMAGKIDVALAISLHAPTDDLRSQIMPINDRYDIETFLASVRRYIASSNANRGRVTVEYILLDHVNDDMEHARQLAELLKDTPAKINLIPFNPYPGSPYKKPSNSRIDRFQKTLMQYDYTVIVRKTRGDDIDAACGQLVGDVIDRTKRTQSRLNVEEQIPVKSV; encoded by the coding sequence ATGGCAACAGAGAAAATCAATCTGCTGGATTTCGATCGACAGGCGCTACGCGCGTTTTTCGCCGAAGAATTAGGCGAAAAGGCATTCCGTGCCGATCAGATCATGAAGTGGATGTATCATTTTGGTGTTGATGATTTTGATCAGATGAACAACATCAACAAAAAGCTTCGTGAAAAACTCAACGCGCGTTGTGAAATCCGCGCACCAGTAGTCAGTACGGCTCAATATTCTTCTGATGGCACCATCAAGTGGGCCATGCGTGTTGGCAATCAGGACGTTGAAACCGTATATATTCCAGAAGACGATCGCGCGACCTTGTGTGTGTCTTCACAGGTCGGCTGTGCGCTCGACTGTAAATTCTGCTCTACTGCCCAGCAAGGCTTTAACCGCAACCTGAAAGTGTCTGAGATTATCGGACAGGTTTGGCGTGCGGCGAAAGAAATTGGTGTGGAAAAAGAAACTGGCCGCCGCCCAATTACCAATGTGGTCATGATGGGAATGGGTGAGCCACTTCTGAACATGAAAAACTTGATCCCTGCACTTAATCTGATGCTAGATGACTTGGCATATGGCCTGTCAAAGCGTCGTGTAACCGTATCTACCTCAGGTGTGGTTTCTGGTCTGGATCAGATGGCAGGCAAGATTGATGTTGCGCTGGCAATCTCTCTTCATGCGCCGACAGATGATCTTCGCAGCCAGATCATGCCGATAAATGATCGTTATGATATTGAAACGTTTTTGGCTTCTGTGCGCCGCTATATCGCTTCTTCAAATGCGAACCGTGGACGTGTCACCGTAGAATATATTCTTCTGGACCACGTTAACGATGATATGGAGCATGCGCGTCAACTCGCAGAGCTGTTAAAAGATACGCCTGCTAAGATAAACCTGATTCCTTTTAACCCTTATCCTGGGTCACCATATAAAAAACCGAGTAACTCTCGCATTGACCGTTTCCAGAAAACACTGATGCAATATGACTACACGGTTATCGTTCGTAAAACCCGTGGTGATGATATTGATGCGGCTTGTGGTCAGCTTGTCGGTGATGTTATCGACCGCACCAAACGCACGCAAAGCAGACTGAACGTTGAGGAGCAAATCCCAGTTAAATCAGTCTGA
- the ndk gene encoding nucleoside-diphosphate kinase, whose protein sequence is MTIERTFSIVKPDAVKRNLIGAIYQRIEAAGLQIVAAKMLHLTKEQAQGFYAEHEGKPFYDGLVEFMTSGPVTVQVLEGENAITRYRELMGKTNPEEAACGTLRADFAESMRFNSVHGSDSTASAEREIAYFFAGDEICSRTL, encoded by the coding sequence ATGACTATTGAGCGCACTTTTTCAATCGTTAAGCCCGACGCAGTAAAACGCAATCTGATTGGCGCGATCTATCAGCGTATTGAAGCGGCTGGTCTGCAAATTGTCGCAGCAAAAATGCTTCACCTGACCAAGGAGCAGGCGCAAGGATTTTACGCCGAGCACGAAGGCAAGCCATTTTACGATGGCTTGGTCGAGTTCATGACTTCTGGCCCAGTCACTGTTCAGGTTCTGGAAGGCGAAAATGCAATTACGCGATACCGCGAACTGATGGGTAAAACAAACCCAGAAGAAGCTGCGTGTGGCACGTTGCGTGCGGACTTTGCTGAGAGCATGCGTTTTAACTCAGTGCACGGTTCTGACAGCACGGCTTCAGCAGAGCGAGAAATTGCTTACTTTTTCGCCGGTGATGAGATTTGTTCCCGTACTCTGTAA
- the pepB gene encoding aminopeptidase PepB produces MTDKMRITLSHEAANEAWGANALVSFNQEGAVVHASGEDKLTPVQQAARKLDMQGIRKVSLVGDRWDLETAWSFYQGLRGPKPGFAFDVELKDADQKVLNDRMAATDWVRQIINETAEEVGPQQLAVRAGEFIKSQAPNPEHVSYKIVSGADLLEQGWVGTHTVGRGSARKPAMLQLDYNPTGDKDAEVFACIIGKGITFDSGGYSIKQSAFMDSMKADMGGAAMATGGLGLAVAQGLNKRVKLILCCAENMISSNAYKLGDIITYKNGVTVEVLNSDAEGRLVMADGLLYANKFNPTLTIDCATLTGAAKAALGNDYHALFSFDRALSQRCLSAAEAENEGMWQLPLAEFHRQMLPSNFADLANVGGGQYSPGASTAAAFLSYFVDNYKEGWVHLDCSGTYRKTPSDKWSVGATGMGVKTLARILMNESAE; encoded by the coding sequence ATGACTGACAAAATGCGTATCACGCTATCACACGAAGCCGCCAATGAGGCATGGGGTGCGAACGCACTGGTTTCTTTCAATCAGGAGGGTGCAGTTGTTCACGCCTCAGGTGAAGACAAACTCACGCCCGTTCAGCAAGCCGCTCGTAAGCTGGATATGCAGGGTATTCGCAAAGTATCTCTGGTTGGTGACCGCTGGGATTTGGAAACTGCATGGTCATTTTACCAAGGCCTGCGTGGTCCTAAGCCAGGTTTTGCTTTTGATGTAGAGTTGAAAGATGCTGATCAGAAAGTGCTGAATGACCGCATGGCGGCCACTGATTGGGTTCGCCAGATTATCAATGAAACCGCCGAAGAAGTAGGCCCTCAACAACTGGCAGTACGAGCCGGTGAGTTCATTAAATCCCAAGCGCCAAACCCAGAGCATGTGAGCTACAAAATTGTTTCCGGTGCAGACCTACTTGAACAAGGTTGGGTGGGGACTCACACCGTAGGCCGTGGTTCAGCCCGAAAACCTGCAATGCTGCAGCTCGATTACAACCCAACCGGTGACAAAGACGCAGAAGTGTTCGCCTGTATTATCGGTAAAGGTATTACCTTCGACTCAGGTGGCTACAGCATCAAACAGTCGGCATTCATGGATTCAATGAAGGCCGACATGGGCGGTGCAGCGATGGCCACAGGGGGCTTGGGTCTGGCGGTTGCGCAGGGATTAAATAAGCGTGTGAAGCTGATTCTTTGCTGCGCGGAGAACATGATTTCCAGCAACGCCTATAAACTGGGCGACATTATCACGTACAAAAACGGTGTGACTGTTGAAGTACTGAACTCAGACGCAGAAGGCCGATTAGTGATGGCAGATGGCCTGCTTTATGCGAATAAGTTCAATCCTACTTTGACCATTGATTGCGCTACTTTGACCGGTGCAGCCAAAGCTGCGTTAGGTAATGACTATCATGCGCTGTTTAGTTTTGACAGGGCGCTCTCTCAACGCTGTTTGTCAGCAGCAGAAGCGGAAAACGAAGGCATGTGGCAACTACCACTGGCTGAATTCCACCGTCAGATGCTGCCTTCCAACTTTGCAGATTTAGCAAACGTGGGTGGCGGTCAGTATTCACCAGGTGCAAGTACGGCAGCGGCATTCCTGTCTTACTTCGTCGACAATTACAAAGAAGGCTGGGTCCACCTTGATTGCTCTGGCACTTACCGTAAAACACCAAGTGACAAGTGGTCTGTAGGCGCGACAGGTATGGGCGTAAAAACCCTTGCGCGCATTCTGATGAACGAATCTGCCGAATAA
- the iscX gene encoding Fe-S cluster assembly protein IscX, producing the protein MTWTDSRDIAIELVEQFPDTDPKTVRFTDLHRWVTELEDFSDDPNRSNEKILEAIILCWMEEMD; encoded by the coding sequence CTGACATGGACCGATTCGCGTGATATCGCGATTGAGCTGGTAGAACAATTCCCTGATACTGATCCGAAAACGGTGCGTTTTACTGACCTGCATCGTTGGGTGACGGAGCTTGAAGACTTCTCAGACGACCCAAACCGCTCTAATGAGAAGATCCTAGAGGCAATCATCCTGTGCTGGATGGAAGAAATGGATTAA